In Salvelinus alpinus chromosome 22, SLU_Salpinus.1, whole genome shotgun sequence, one genomic interval encodes:
- the LOC139548724 gene encoding dual specificity tyrosine-phosphorylation-regulated kinase 1A-like isoform X1 has product MHPGGETSACKPSSVRLAPSFSFHAAGLQMAAPMPHTHQQYSDRHQPSTDQTAAVLPYSDQTQQLTANPRHMPQCFRDPTLAPLRKLSIDLIKTYKQINEVYYAKKKRRHQTGQGEDSSHKKERKVFNDGYDDDNYDYIVKNGEKWMDRYEIDSLIGKGSFGQVVKAYDRAEQEWVAIKIIKNKKAFLNQAQIEVRLLELMNKHDTEMKYYIVHLKRHFMFRNHLCLVFEMLSYNLYDLLRNTNFRGVSLNLTRKFAQQLCTALLFLATPELSIIHCDLKPENILLCNPKRSAIKIVDFGSSCQLGQRIYQYIQSRFYRSPEVLLGMPYDLAIDMWSLGCILVEMHTGEPLFSGANEVDQMNKIVEVLGIPPNHIMDLAPKARKFFEKLSDGTWSVKKTKDGKRYKPPASRKLHSILGVEAGGPGGRRAGESGHAVADYLKFKDLILRMLDYDPKSRIQPYYALQHSFFKKTADEGTNTSSSVSTSPALEQSQSSGTTSSTSSSSGGSSGTSTSGRARSDPTHHHLHSGGHFGAVLPAIDGDTLCPQARKTYPPPLVRGGGIGPEPVAGETHPVQETTFHVPPQHPKALHPHSHPHHHHAQVMATRPRPRHYTSPTHSASTQDSMEVVHGHLSMTSLSSSASSSSTSSSSTGNHGNQAYQLRHLPFGHHGGLSMGLGAFSNPRQETGMAAHPAYPMGTNTGPAHYLPEGHLGMRQGMDREESPMTGVCVQQSSMASS; this is encoded by the exons ATGCATCCAG GAGGAGAGACTTCAGCATGCAAACCTTCGTCCGTCCGGCTTGCGCCCTCTTTTTCTTTCCACGCTGCTGGTCTTCAGATGGCTGCTCCAATGCCCCATACGCACCAGCAGTACAGTGACCGCCACCAGCCAAGCACTGACCAAACTGCTGCGGTCCTACCGTACAGCGACCAGACGCAACAGCTCACTGCCAACCCG AGGCACATGCCCCAGTGCTTTCGTGACCCTACTTTGGCTCCCCTGCGGAAGCTCTCCATAGACCTTATCAAAACCTATAAACAGATCAATGAG GTGTATTATGCAAAAAAGAAGCGGCGGCACCAAACGGGTCAGGGTGAAGACTCCAGTcacaagaaagagaggaaggtcTTCAACGATGGCTATGACGATGACAACTACGATTACATTGTCAAGAATGGGGAAAAGTGGATGGACCGCTATGAGATTGACTCATTGATCGGCAAAGGGTCATTTGGACAG GTTGTAAAAGCTTATGACCGTGCAGAGCAGGAGTGGGTTGCCAtcaagatcatcaagaacaaaaAAGCTTTTCTCAATCAAGCCCAGATTGAAGTGCGTCTCCTAGAGCTCATGAACAAACATGACACTGAGATGAAATACTACATAG TTCACCTGAAACGTCACTTCATGTTCCGGAACCACCTCTGCCTGGTGTTTGAGATGCTCTCGTACAACCTATACGACCTGCTGCGGAACACCAACTTCCGTGGCGTCTCTCTCAACCTGACCAGGAAGTTTGCCCAGCAGCTTTGCACTGCGCTGCTGTTCCTGGCCACGCCTGAGCTCAGCATCATCCACTGTGACCTGAAGCCTGAGAACATCCTGCTGTGCAACCCCAAGAGGAGCGCCATCAAGATAGTGGACTTTGGCAGCTCCTGCCAACTGGGACAGAGG ATATACCAGTACATCCAGAGTCGCTTTTACCGCTCCCCAGAGGTGCTGCTGGGCATGCCCTATGACCTGGCCATCGACATGTGGTCCCTGGGCTGCATCCTGGTAGAGATGCACACCGGAGAGCCCCTCTTCAGTGGCGCCAACGAG GTGGACCAGATGAATAAGATAGTTGAAGTTCTAGGTATCCCCCCCAATCATATTATGGACCTAGCCCCAAAAGCCAGGAAGTTCTTTGAGAAGCTATCAGATGGCACATGGAGCGTTAAGAAGACCAAAGATGGCAAAAGG TATAAGCCTCCAGCCTCTCgaaagctccactccatcctggGTGTGGAGGCCGGGGGTCCAGGTGGCCGGCGGGCGGGGGAGTCTGGCCATGCCGTCGCTGACTACTTGAAGTTCAAGGACCTGATCCTGCGGATGTTGGACTATGACCCCAAGAGCCGCATACAGCCCTACTACGCCCTACAGCACAGCTTCTTCAAGAAGACTGCAGACGAGGGGACCAACACGAGCAGCAGCGTGTCTACCAGCCCAGCGCTGGAGCAGTCCCAGTCCTCTGGAACCACCTCCAGCACCTCCTCCAGCTCAG GAGGATCATCTGGGACAAGTACCAGTGGCAGAGCAAGGTCCGACCCCACCCATCACCACCTACACAGTGGAGGGCACTTTGGGGCAGTGCTGCCAGCCATCGATGGTGACACCCTCTGTCCACAG GCAAGAAAGACTTACCCTCCCCCATTGGTGAGGGGAGGCGGCATTGGACCAGAGCCAGTGGCCGGAGAGACCCACCCAGTCCAGGAGACCACCTTCCATGTCCCCCCTCAGCACCCCAAGGCCCTGCACCCCCACTCCCACCCCCATCATCACCACGCGCAGGTGATGGCCACAAGGCCCCGCCCACGGCATTACACCTCCCCCACACACAGCGCCTCCACACAGGACTCCATGGAGGTGGTGCATGGCCATTTGTCCATGACCTCCCTGTcttcctctgcctcctcttcctccacatctTCCTCTTCCACTGGGAACCATGGCAACCAGGCCTACCAGCTCCGCCACCTGCCCTTTGGGCACCACGGCGGGCTGAGCATGGGGTTGGGCGCCTTCTCGAACCCCCGGCAGGAGACTGGCATGGCCGCCCACCCCGCGTACCCCATGGGCACAAACACTGGGCCGGCTCACTACCTACCAGAGGGCCACCTGGGCATGAGGCAGGGCATGGACCGGGAGGAGTCTCCCATGACTGGAGTATGTGTGCAGCAGAGTTCCATGGCCAGCTCGTGA
- the LOC139548724 gene encoding dual specificity tyrosine-phosphorylation-regulated kinase 1A-like isoform X2, translating to MAAPMPHTHQQYSDRHQPSTDQTAAVLPYSDQTQQLTANPRHMPQCFRDPTLAPLRKLSIDLIKTYKQINEVYYAKKKRRHQTGQGEDSSHKKERKVFNDGYDDDNYDYIVKNGEKWMDRYEIDSLIGKGSFGQVVKAYDRAEQEWVAIKIIKNKKAFLNQAQIEVRLLELMNKHDTEMKYYIVHLKRHFMFRNHLCLVFEMLSYNLYDLLRNTNFRGVSLNLTRKFAQQLCTALLFLATPELSIIHCDLKPENILLCNPKRSAIKIVDFGSSCQLGQRIYQYIQSRFYRSPEVLLGMPYDLAIDMWSLGCILVEMHTGEPLFSGANEVDQMNKIVEVLGIPPNHIMDLAPKARKFFEKLSDGTWSVKKTKDGKRYKPPASRKLHSILGVEAGGPGGRRAGESGHAVADYLKFKDLILRMLDYDPKSRIQPYYALQHSFFKKTADEGTNTSSSVSTSPALEQSQSSGTTSSTSSSSGGSSGTSTSGRARSDPTHHHLHSGGHFGAVLPAIDGDTLCPQARKTYPPPLVRGGGIGPEPVAGETHPVQETTFHVPPQHPKALHPHSHPHHHHAQVMATRPRPRHYTSPTHSASTQDSMEVVHGHLSMTSLSSSASSSSTSSSSTGNHGNQAYQLRHLPFGHHGGLSMGLGAFSNPRQETGMAAHPAYPMGTNTGPAHYLPEGHLGMRQGMDREESPMTGVCVQQSSMASS from the exons ATGGCTGCTCCAATGCCCCATACGCACCAGCAGTACAGTGACCGCCACCAGCCAAGCACTGACCAAACTGCTGCGGTCCTACCGTACAGCGACCAGACGCAACAGCTCACTGCCAACCCG AGGCACATGCCCCAGTGCTTTCGTGACCCTACTTTGGCTCCCCTGCGGAAGCTCTCCATAGACCTTATCAAAACCTATAAACAGATCAATGAG GTGTATTATGCAAAAAAGAAGCGGCGGCACCAAACGGGTCAGGGTGAAGACTCCAGTcacaagaaagagaggaaggtcTTCAACGATGGCTATGACGATGACAACTACGATTACATTGTCAAGAATGGGGAAAAGTGGATGGACCGCTATGAGATTGACTCATTGATCGGCAAAGGGTCATTTGGACAG GTTGTAAAAGCTTATGACCGTGCAGAGCAGGAGTGGGTTGCCAtcaagatcatcaagaacaaaaAAGCTTTTCTCAATCAAGCCCAGATTGAAGTGCGTCTCCTAGAGCTCATGAACAAACATGACACTGAGATGAAATACTACATAG TTCACCTGAAACGTCACTTCATGTTCCGGAACCACCTCTGCCTGGTGTTTGAGATGCTCTCGTACAACCTATACGACCTGCTGCGGAACACCAACTTCCGTGGCGTCTCTCTCAACCTGACCAGGAAGTTTGCCCAGCAGCTTTGCACTGCGCTGCTGTTCCTGGCCACGCCTGAGCTCAGCATCATCCACTGTGACCTGAAGCCTGAGAACATCCTGCTGTGCAACCCCAAGAGGAGCGCCATCAAGATAGTGGACTTTGGCAGCTCCTGCCAACTGGGACAGAGG ATATACCAGTACATCCAGAGTCGCTTTTACCGCTCCCCAGAGGTGCTGCTGGGCATGCCCTATGACCTGGCCATCGACATGTGGTCCCTGGGCTGCATCCTGGTAGAGATGCACACCGGAGAGCCCCTCTTCAGTGGCGCCAACGAG GTGGACCAGATGAATAAGATAGTTGAAGTTCTAGGTATCCCCCCCAATCATATTATGGACCTAGCCCCAAAAGCCAGGAAGTTCTTTGAGAAGCTATCAGATGGCACATGGAGCGTTAAGAAGACCAAAGATGGCAAAAGG TATAAGCCTCCAGCCTCTCgaaagctccactccatcctggGTGTGGAGGCCGGGGGTCCAGGTGGCCGGCGGGCGGGGGAGTCTGGCCATGCCGTCGCTGACTACTTGAAGTTCAAGGACCTGATCCTGCGGATGTTGGACTATGACCCCAAGAGCCGCATACAGCCCTACTACGCCCTACAGCACAGCTTCTTCAAGAAGACTGCAGACGAGGGGACCAACACGAGCAGCAGCGTGTCTACCAGCCCAGCGCTGGAGCAGTCCCAGTCCTCTGGAACCACCTCCAGCACCTCCTCCAGCTCAG GAGGATCATCTGGGACAAGTACCAGTGGCAGAGCAAGGTCCGACCCCACCCATCACCACCTACACAGTGGAGGGCACTTTGGGGCAGTGCTGCCAGCCATCGATGGTGACACCCTCTGTCCACAG GCAAGAAAGACTTACCCTCCCCCATTGGTGAGGGGAGGCGGCATTGGACCAGAGCCAGTGGCCGGAGAGACCCACCCAGTCCAGGAGACCACCTTCCATGTCCCCCCTCAGCACCCCAAGGCCCTGCACCCCCACTCCCACCCCCATCATCACCACGCGCAGGTGATGGCCACAAGGCCCCGCCCACGGCATTACACCTCCCCCACACACAGCGCCTCCACACAGGACTCCATGGAGGTGGTGCATGGCCATTTGTCCATGACCTCCCTGTcttcctctgcctcctcttcctccacatctTCCTCTTCCACTGGGAACCATGGCAACCAGGCCTACCAGCTCCGCCACCTGCCCTTTGGGCACCACGGCGGGCTGAGCATGGGGTTGGGCGCCTTCTCGAACCCCCGGCAGGAGACTGGCATGGCCGCCCACCCCGCGTACCCCATGGGCACAAACACTGGGCCGGCTCACTACCTACCAGAGGGCCACCTGGGCATGAGGCAGGGCATGGACCGGGAGGAGTCTCCCATGACTGGAGTATGTGTGCAGCAGAGTTCCATGGCCAGCTCGTGA